A stretch of the Massilia varians genome encodes the following:
- a CDS encoding Lrp/AsnC ligand binding domain-containing protein → MLDKISKKILAELQNDGRISNVELAARVNLSPAACLERVRKLHESGYIMGYTAQLNPQLLDVSLLVFIEVVLDRTTPEVFDAFKQSVQMIPEVLECHMVAGGFDYLVKARVKDMAAYREFLGKTLLQKGVRETHTYAVMEEVKNTTKLPIR, encoded by the coding sequence ATGCTCGACAAGATCAGTAAGAAAATTCTGGCGGAACTCCAGAACGACGGGCGCATCAGCAACGTCGAACTGGCGGCGCGCGTCAACCTGTCTCCTGCCGCCTGCCTAGAGCGCGTGCGCAAGCTGCACGAGTCCGGCTATATCATGGGCTACACCGCCCAGCTCAACCCGCAGCTGCTGGATGTGTCGCTGCTGGTTTTCATCGAAGTGGTGCTCGATCGTACCACTCCCGAGGTGTTCGATGCATTCAAACAAAGCGTCCAGATGATTCCGGAAGTGCTGGAATGCCACATGGTGGCGGGCGGCTTCGATTACCTGGTCAAGGCGCGCGTCAAGGACATGGCGGCGTACCGGGAATTCCTCGGCAAGACCTTGCTGCAGAAGGGGGTGCGCGAGACGCACACGTATGCGGTGATGGAAGAGGTCAAGAATACGACCAAGCTGCCGATCAGGTAG
- the putA gene encoding trifunctional transcriptional regulator/proline dehydrogenase/L-glutamate gamma-semialdehyde dehydrogenase: MHIDAALASTFVPFDALQREVKQEQTPLREAITAAYRRDETEAVQWLLAQGASASADATALAQRLVASVREKRTRSSGVDALMHEFSLSSEEGVALMCLAEALLRIPDSETADRLIADKISRGDWKKHLGESPSLFVNAATWGLLITGKLVSTNSEKNLGSALTRLIAKGGEPLIRKGVDMAMRMLGNQFVTGQTIEEALKNSRENETRGYRYSYDMLGEAALTESDAKNYYASYETAIHAIGKASNGRGIKDGPGISIKLSALHPRYSRAQYARVMTELLPRVRSLVLLAKQYNIGINIDAEEADRLEISLDMLESLAFDPELAGFEGIGLVVQAYQKRCPFVIDFVVDLAKRSGRKFMVRLVKGAYWDAEIKRAQVDGMPGYPVYTRKVYTDVSYLTCARKLLAASSIIYPQFATHNAHSLSVIYSWAKADGVENYEFQCLHGMGETLYDQVVGPNKLGKACRIYAPVGSHETLLAYLVRRLLENGANSSFVNQIVDEKVAIDTLLADPFEQARAAGGKPHPAIALPLQLFGAERKNSSGLDLVNEHILSATAAGLARQRQHSAAPLIAGPVAASDTAKVVNPAVSSDIVGQVQEATRADVDTALAAAAAFAGEWESTPVDTRAAILERSADLFEQHATELMALAVREAGKSLPNAIAELREAVDFLRYYAVEIRAAKAQGALGPVTCISPWNFPLAIFTGQVAAALAAGNVVLAKPAEQTPLIAHRAVELFLEAGCPRAALQLLPGRGETVGAALTSDSRVKGVIFTGSTEVAQLINRTLAKRAEQEGIDIPLVAETGGQNALIVDSSALPEQVVQDVLSSAFDSAGQRCSALRVLFLQEDIADKTVRMLKGAMLELRVGSPDRLATDIGPVIDAEAQRNLLAHIERMRATARSHFALELPDSVNGAGTFVPPTVLEIGSMAELKHEVFGPVLHVVRYRRADLAKVVDTINATGYGLTLGVHSRIDETIDFIVARAHVGNIYVNRNIVGAVVGVQPFGGEGKSGTGPKAGGPLYLKRLQRHAAPLMEHGRTFDAGLDALLGWLRNNGHQDVATLAQGYGRTSLNGVEIALPGPTGERNTLAFTPRGTVLCAPKSLAGLLNQLAASLANGNRALVLATPDLIPANLPDLVKERVRFIGEDEIDASEFQIALLEAGLAGSLRSKLAGRPGAIVGIVDTSASEPVALWRLVAERAVCVNTTAAGGNASLMTLGV; this comes from the coding sequence ATGCACATTGACGCCGCCCTGGCCTCCACTTTCGTTCCCTTCGATGCGCTCCAGCGCGAGGTCAAGCAGGAGCAGACCCCGTTGCGCGAAGCCATCACCGCCGCCTACCGCCGCGATGAAACCGAGGCGGTGCAGTGGCTGCTGGCCCAGGGTGCCAGCGCCAGCGCCGACGCCACCGCACTGGCGCAGCGCCTGGTCGCGAGCGTGCGCGAAAAGCGCACCCGTTCCTCGGGCGTGGACGCGCTGATGCACGAGTTCTCGCTGTCGTCGGAAGAAGGCGTGGCGCTGATGTGCCTGGCTGAAGCGCTGCTGCGCATCCCGGACAGCGAAACCGCCGACCGCCTGATCGCCGACAAGATCAGCCGCGGCGACTGGAAGAAGCACCTGGGCGAATCGCCTTCGCTGTTCGTCAACGCGGCCACCTGGGGACTGCTCATCACCGGCAAGCTGGTCTCGACCAATAGCGAGAAAAACCTGGGATCGGCGCTCACCCGCCTGATCGCCAAGGGCGGCGAACCCCTGATCCGCAAGGGCGTCGACATGGCCATGCGCATGCTGGGCAACCAGTTCGTCACCGGCCAGACCATCGAGGAAGCCCTCAAGAACAGCCGCGAGAACGAGACGCGCGGCTACCGCTATTCGTATGACATGCTGGGCGAAGCGGCGCTGACGGAAAGCGATGCGAAAAACTACTACGCCTCCTACGAGACCGCCATCCATGCGATCGGCAAGGCCTCGAACGGCCGCGGCATCAAGGACGGTCCGGGCATCTCGATCAAGCTGTCGGCCCTGCACCCGCGCTACAGCCGCGCGCAGTACGCGCGCGTGATGACCGAACTGCTGCCGCGCGTGCGCAGCCTGGTCCTGCTGGCCAAGCAGTACAACATCGGCATCAACATCGACGCGGAAGAAGCCGACCGCCTCGAGATCTCGCTCGACATGCTGGAGTCGCTGGCGTTCGATCCGGAACTGGCGGGCTTCGAAGGCATCGGCCTGGTGGTGCAGGCTTATCAAAAACGCTGCCCCTTCGTGATCGACTTCGTGGTCGACCTGGCCAAGCGCAGCGGCCGCAAGTTCATGGTGCGCCTGGTGAAGGGCGCCTATTGGGACGCCGAGATCAAGCGCGCCCAGGTCGACGGCATGCCGGGCTATCCGGTCTACACCCGCAAGGTCTACACCGACGTCTCCTACCTGACCTGCGCGCGCAAGCTGCTCGCTGCGTCAAGCATCATCTACCCGCAGTTCGCCACCCATAACGCGCACTCGCTGTCGGTGATCTACAGCTGGGCCAAGGCGGACGGGGTCGAGAATTATGAATTCCAGTGCCTGCACGGCATGGGCGAGACCCTGTACGACCAGGTCGTCGGCCCGAACAAGCTGGGCAAGGCCTGCCGCATCTACGCGCCGGTCGGCTCGCACGAAACCCTGCTGGCCTACCTGGTGCGCCGCCTGCTGGAAAACGGCGCCAACTCTTCCTTCGTGAACCAGATCGTGGACGAGAAAGTGGCGATCGACACCCTGCTGGCCGACCCGTTCGAGCAGGCGCGCGCCGCCGGCGGAAAACCGCACCCGGCCATCGCCCTGCCGCTGCAGCTGTTCGGCGCCGAGCGCAAGAATTCAAGTGGCCTCGACCTGGTCAACGAACACATCCTGAGCGCCACCGCCGCAGGCCTGGCCCGGCAGCGCCAGCACAGCGCGGCGCCGCTGATCGCCGGCCCGGTAGCCGCCAGCGACACCGCCAAGGTGGTCAACCCGGCCGTATCGAGCGACATCGTCGGGCAGGTGCAGGAAGCCACGCGTGCCGACGTCGACACCGCATTGGCGGCCGCCGCGGCCTTCGCCGGCGAATGGGAAAGCACCCCGGTCGACACCCGCGCCGCCATTCTCGAGCGCAGCGCCGACCTGTTCGAACAGCATGCGACCGAGCTGATGGCATTGGCCGTGCGCGAAGCCGGCAAATCGCTGCCGAACGCGATCGCCGAACTGCGCGAAGCGGTCGACTTCCTGCGCTACTACGCGGTCGAGATCCGCGCAGCCAAGGCGCAAGGCGCACTGGGACCAGTGACCTGCATCTCGCCCTGGAACTTCCCGCTGGCGATCTTCACCGGCCAGGTGGCAGCGGCGCTCGCCGCCGGCAACGTGGTGCTGGCCAAGCCTGCCGAGCAAACCCCCTTGATCGCGCACCGCGCCGTCGAGCTGTTCCTGGAAGCCGGCTGCCCGCGCGCCGCGCTGCAGCTGCTGCCGGGCCGCGGCGAAACCGTGGGCGCCGCCCTGACCTCGGATTCGCGTGTGAAAGGCGTCATCTTCACCGGTTCCACCGAAGTGGCGCAGCTGATCAACCGTACCCTGGCAAAGCGCGCCGAACAGGAAGGCATCGACATCCCGCTGGTGGCCGAAACCGGCGGCCAGAACGCGCTGATCGTCGATTCCTCGGCGCTGCCGGAGCAGGTGGTGCAGGACGTGCTGTCCTCGGCCTTCGACTCGGCCGGCCAGCGCTGCTCGGCGCTGCGCGTGCTGTTCCTGCAGGAAGACATCGCCGACAAGACCGTCAGGATGCTCAAGGGCGCGATGCTGGAACTGCGCGTCGGCTCGCCGGACCGCCTGGCCACCGACATCGGCCCGGTGATCGATGCCGAAGCCCAGCGCAACCTGCTGGCCCACATCGAGCGCATGCGCGCCACCGCGCGCAGCCATTTCGCGCTCGAGCTGCCCGACAGCGTGAACGGGGCCGGCACCTTCGTGCCGCCGACCGTGCTGGAAATCGGCTCGATGGCCGAACTCAAGCACGAAGTCTTCGGCCCGGTGCTGCACGTGGTGCGCTACCGCCGCGCCGACCTGGCGAAGGTGGTCGACACCATCAACGCCACCGGCTACGGCCTGACCCTGGGCGTGCATTCGCGTATCGACGAGACCATCGACTTCATCGTCGCGCGCGCCCACGTCGGCAACATCTACGTGAACCGCAACATCGTCGGCGCGGTCGTGGGCGTGCAGCCCTTCGGCGGCGAGGGCAAATCGGGCACCGGTCCGAAGGCCGGCGGTCCGCTCTACCTGAAGCGCCTGCAGCGCCATGCGGCGCCGCTGATGGAACACGGCCGCACGTTTGACGCCGGCCTGGACGCGCTGCTCGGCTGGCTGCGCAACAACGGCCATCAGGATGTGGCGACGCTGGCGCAGGGCTATGGCCGCACTTCCCTGAATGGCGTCGAGATCGCCCTGCCGGGTCCGACCGGCGAGCGCAATACCCTGGCCTTCACGCCGCGCGGCACCGTGCTGTGCGCGCCGAAGAGCCTTGCCGGCCTGCTCAACCAGCTGGCCGCCAGCCTCGCCAACGGCAACCGCGCGCTGGTGCTGGCCACGCCGGATTTGATTCCGGCCAATCTGCCCGACCTGGTCAAGGAGCGCGTGCGCTTCATCGGGGAAGACGAGATCGACGCCAGCGAGTTCCAGATCGCGCTGCTGGAAGCCGGCCTGGCCGGTTCGCTGCGCAGCAAGCTGGCGGGGCGGCCCGGGGCCATCGTCGGCATTGTCGACACCAGCGCCAGCGAGCCGGTCGCCCTGTGGCGGCTGGTGGCGGAACGGGCGGTGTGCGTCAACACCACCGCGGCTGGCGGCAACGCAAGCCTGATGACACTGGGAGTGTAA
- the ald gene encoding alanine dehydrogenase: MLVGVPKEIKNHEYRVGMTPPSVRELTSRGVDVIVQQGAGEQIGLSDEQYMAAGASIVAKAEEIFARADMIVKVKEPQPLECAMLREGQVLYTYLHLAPDPEQTAALVKSGAVCIAYETITGPGGGLPLLAPMSEVAGRMAIQAGAAHLEKSRGGMGLLLGGVPGVAAGHVAIIGAGVVGTNALQMAIGTGARVTVLDKNVDRLRQLDLVYGNRISTLYSNAHAIEEAVLDADLVIGGVLVPGAAAPKLVTRDMIARMKKGAVVVDVAIDQGGCFASSHPTTHADPTFVVDGVIHYCVANMPGAVARTSTFALNNATIGHAVALATKGWRQALSDDVHLRNGLNVCQGKITYEAVARDLKYDYVPAESLLG; the protein is encoded by the coding sequence ATGCTTGTTGGCGTACCAAAAGAGATCAAGAATCACGAATACCGTGTCGGGATGACGCCACCTTCGGTGCGCGAACTGACGTCGCGCGGTGTCGACGTCATCGTGCAGCAGGGCGCCGGCGAGCAGATCGGGCTGTCGGACGAGCAGTACATGGCGGCCGGTGCAAGCATCGTGGCGAAGGCAGAGGAAATCTTTGCGCGCGCCGACATGATCGTCAAGGTCAAGGAACCGCAGCCTCTAGAGTGCGCGATGCTGCGCGAAGGGCAGGTGCTCTACACCTACCTGCACCTGGCGCCCGATCCGGAACAGACCGCCGCCCTGGTGAAGTCCGGCGCGGTCTGCATCGCCTACGAGACCATCACCGGCCCGGGCGGCGGATTGCCGCTGCTGGCGCCGATGAGCGAAGTGGCCGGCCGCATGGCGATCCAGGCCGGCGCTGCGCACCTGGAAAAATCCCGGGGCGGCATGGGCCTGCTGCTGGGCGGCGTGCCGGGTGTCGCCGCCGGCCACGTGGCGATCATCGGCGCCGGCGTGGTCGGCACCAATGCGCTGCAAATGGCGATCGGCACCGGCGCGCGCGTGACGGTGCTCGACAAGAACGTCGACCGCCTGCGCCAGCTGGACCTGGTCTACGGCAACCGCATCTCCACGCTCTATTCCAACGCCCATGCGATCGAGGAAGCGGTGCTGGACGCCGACCTGGTGATCGGCGGCGTGCTGGTGCCGGGCGCCGCGGCGCCCAAGCTGGTCACCCGCGACATGATCGCGCGCATGAAGAAGGGCGCGGTGGTGGTGGACGTGGCGATCGACCAGGGCGGCTGCTTCGCAAGCTCGCACCCGACCACCCATGCCGACCCGACCTTCGTCGTCGATGGCGTGATTCACTACTGCGTGGCGAACATGCCGGGCGCGGTGGCACGCACCTCCACCTTCGCGCTCAACAACGCGACCATCGGCCATGCGGTGGCGCTGGCCACCAAGGGCTGGCGCCAGGCCTTGTCGGACGACGTCCACCTGCGCAATGGCCTGAACGTCTGCCAGGGCAAGATCACCTACGAAGCCGTCGCGCGCGACCTGAAGTACGACTACGTGCCGGCCGAATCGCTGCTGGGCTAG
- a CDS encoding 5'-methylthioadenosine/adenosylhomocysteine nucleosidase, with the protein MRLGIISALYEEQLGLVEALKGPSKLIHGKREYWAGKLWEIDAVCVLSRIGKVAAAMTATTLVEKFGVTHILFTGVGGAGDKTVQVGDIVVAEALVQHDMDASPLFPRFEVPLTGLTHFQPDPQLSMRLSRAAHDFLEQDLHSAISEGERREFRLAQPRVHRGLVASGDQFMNDRLALNALNDALPGLVAVEMEGAAVAQVCYELDVPCAVIRTVSDNANENAATDFMRFVTSVAAQYAFHITRRVCRDLAARPL; encoded by the coding sequence ATGCGACTGGGAATCATCAGCGCGCTGTACGAAGAACAGCTGGGGCTCGTGGAAGCCTTGAAAGGGCCCTCCAAGCTCATCCATGGCAAGCGTGAGTACTGGGCAGGGAAGCTGTGGGAAATCGACGCTGTGTGCGTTCTGTCGCGAATTGGCAAGGTTGCGGCGGCGATGACAGCCACCACGCTTGTGGAGAAGTTCGGAGTTACCCACATCCTCTTTACCGGCGTGGGCGGCGCCGGGGATAAAACGGTGCAGGTCGGCGATATCGTGGTCGCGGAAGCCCTGGTCCAGCACGACATGGATGCCAGTCCGCTGTTTCCCCGTTTCGAGGTGCCGCTCACCGGCCTGACCCACTTCCAGCCCGACCCGCAGCTGTCGATGCGCCTGTCGCGCGCGGCCCATGACTTCCTCGAGCAGGACTTGCACAGCGCGATCAGCGAGGGAGAGCGGCGCGAATTCCGCCTGGCGCAGCCGCGCGTGCACCGCGGCCTGGTGGCGAGCGGCGACCAGTTCATGAACGATCGCCTGGCCCTGAACGCGCTCAACGACGCCCTTCCCGGCCTGGTGGCGGTCGAAATGGAAGGCGCTGCGGTGGCGCAGGTGTGCTACGAGCTGGACGTGCCCTGCGCCGTGATCCGCACCGTGTCCGACAATGCCAACGAAAACGCGGCCACCGATTTCATGCGATTCGTGACATCGGTGGCCGCGCAGTATGCTTTTCACATCACCCGGCGCGTGTGCCGGGATCTGGCGGCAAGGCCGCTCTAG
- the aac(6') gene encoding aminoglycoside 6'-N-acetyltransferase: MSSIKPCTSVEQAGWLQLRMALWPAQRADHLREMQELCAQPGRYAQFLAYSSLGEPQGLIEVALRGDVVNGTNSSPVGFLEGLYVDPAFRRQGIAAMLVQTAEQWVRKQGCTEMASDALLENTASHAMHRALGFEETERVVYFRKLLS, encoded by the coding sequence ATGAGCTCGATCAAACCGTGCACAAGCGTTGAACAAGCCGGCTGGCTGCAGCTGCGCATGGCCCTGTGGCCTGCGCAGCGCGCCGACCACCTGCGGGAAATGCAGGAACTGTGTGCACAACCCGGCCGTTATGCACAGTTCCTCGCCTATTCAAGCCTTGGAGAGCCCCAGGGACTGATCGAAGTCGCGCTGCGCGGGGATGTCGTCAACGGCACCAACTCGTCTCCTGTCGGCTTCCTGGAAGGTTTGTATGTCGATCCGGCCTTCCGCCGGCAGGGAATCGCTGCCATGCTGGTGCAAACCGCGGAACAGTGGGTCAGGAAACAGGGCTGCACCGAGATGGCCTCGGATGCCTTGCTCGAGAATACGGCGAGCCATGCCATGCATCGGGCGCTCGGATTCGAGGAAACCGAGCGCGTGGTCTACTTCCGCAAGCTGCTTTCATAA